In Rhinolophus ferrumequinum isolate MPI-CBG mRhiFer1 chromosome 25, mRhiFer1_v1.p, whole genome shotgun sequence, the following proteins share a genomic window:
- the CFAP73 gene encoding cilia- and flagella-associated protein 73 isoform X3: MAVPWEKYFRKALQEKLPNSYRKIPEQNADHFPPVLRLLEKRQELADADRDLRAQKEVFQATMAALKQRREQLEKKEQELKGSFVRFDKFLQDAEARRSCALRRAAEARHRAGRQEAEALRLRAQLEELQRERARLQRQLQRLEPCARLLRRVLEQLPQFQEVPELVARFDALADTQAALRLTERERLRELEEARARLQRLRDTWQDELLRQGQRRAQLLDRLEAARERTLHWLVCQHQRQPPALDIEDTEGQLEEVKRFILDLSAMLASLPQAQPAAPAP, encoded by the exons CTCCTACAGGAAGATCCCAGAGCAAAATGCAGACCACTTCCCACCAGTGCTGCGACTcctggagaagaggcaggagcTGGCAGATGCGGACCGGGACCTGAGGGCCCAGAAGGAG GTGTTCCAGGCCACAATGGCAGCCCTAAAACAGCGCCGGGAACAGCTGGAAAAGAAGGAGCAGGAGCTAAAGGGGTCCTTTGTCCGCTTTGACAAGTTTTTGCAG GACGCCGAGGCCCGGCGTAGCTGCGCGCTGCGGAGGGCGGCAGAGGCGCGGCACCGCGCAGGCCGCCAGGAGGCCGAGGCGCTGCGGCTGCGAGCGCAGCTGGAGGAGCTGCAGCGGGAGCGCGCCCGGCTGCAGCGTCAGCTGCAGCGCCTGGAGCCCTGCGCTCGCCTGCTTCGGCGAGTGCTGGAGCAGCTGCCCCAG TTCCAGGAGGTCCCCGAGCTGGTGGCGCGCTTCGATGCCCTGGCCGACACGCAGGCGGCGCTGAGGCTCACGGAGCGCGAGCGGCTCCGGGAGCTGGAGGAGGCGCGGGCCCGGCTGCAGCGGCTGCGGGACACCTGGCAGGACGAGCTCCTCAGGCAGGGTCAGCGGCGAGCGCAATTGCTGGACCGACTGGAGGCGGCGCGGGAGCGCACGCTGCACTGG CTAGTGTGCCAGCATCAGAGGCAGCCACCTGCCCTGGACATCGAGGACACCGAAGGGCAGTTGGAGGAG GTGAAGCGCTTCATCCTGGACCTGTCTGCCATGCTGGCCAGCCTTCCTCAGGCCCAGCCTGCTGCTCCGGCCCCCTAG
- the RITA1 gene encoding RBPJ-interacting and tubulin-associated protein 1: protein MKTPVELTITGMQSLHRQHRCRGGYQVKAKPSYVDETLFGSPVGTRPTLPDFDPPWVEKANRTKGVGTESSQASGANRSFETTSSRGSTATLTPRKKNKYRLISHTPSYCDESLFGSRPEGTGWEAPWMAKGDAAKLHALFWTPPATPRGSHSPRPRETPLRAIHPAGSSKTEPTVAADSRKLSVDGLDCPRPLRRERSHSVTRLNVPSTGRPPTGGPHTNGPRDPRRSRLGVIFQSPPVTPRARSVSVSVPVTPRRGGATQKPKPPWK, encoded by the exons ATGAAGACCCCTGTGGAGCTGACCATTACTGGGATGCAGAGCCTTCACCGCCAGCACCGCTGCCGGGGTGGCTATCAAGTCAAGGCCAAGCCATCGTATGTGGATGAGACTTTGTTTGGCAGCCCTGTGGGCACCCGGCCCACACTACCAGACTTTGACCCACCCTGGGTGGAGAAGGCCAACAGAACCAAAGGAGTGGGCACAGAGTCTTCACAGGCCTCGGGGGCCAACAGAAGCTTTGAGACCACCTCCTCCAGGGGCAGTACCGCGACCCTCACACCAAGGAAGAAGAACAAATACAG aCTGATCAGCCACACTCCTTCCTACTGTGATGAGTCACTATTTGGCTCCCGACCTGAGGGCACCGGCTGGGAGGCCCCGTGGATGGCGAAGGGGGATGCTGCAAAACTCCACGCCCTCTTCTGGACACCCCCAGCTACCCCTAGGGGAAGCCATTCACCCCGTCCCAGGGAGACCCCACTGCGTGCCATTCATCCAGCTGGTTCCTCCAAGACAGAGCCCACGGTGGCGGCAGACTCCCGGAAGTTGTCCGTGGATGGGTTAGACTGTCCCCGGCCTCTGAGGCGGGAGCGTTCCCATTCCGTCACCCGCCTGAATGTCCCCAGCACTGGCCGCCCACCCACCGGTGGCCCCCACACAAATGGGCCTCGTGATCCCAGGCGTTCCCGGTTGGGGGTGATCTTCCAGAGCCCCCCTGTGACTCCCAGGGCTCGTTCAGTCAGTGTTTCAGTGCCAGTTACCCCCCGACGAGGTGGGGCCACCCAGAAACCAAAGCCCCCTTGGAAATGA
- the CFAP73 gene encoding cilia- and flagella-associated protein 73 isoform X1, which produces MAVPWEKYFRKALQEKLPNSYRKIPEQNADHFPPVLRLLEKRQELADADRDLRAQKEVFQATMAALKQRREQLEKKEQELKGSFVRFDKFLQDAEARRSCALRRAAEARHRAGRQEAEALRLRAQLEELQRERARLQRQLQRLEPCARLLRRVLEQLPQFQEVPELVARFDALADTQAALRLTERERLRELEEARARLQRLRDTWQDELLRQGQRRAQLLDRLEAARERTLHWESKWVQIQNTAAQKTLLLGRTRMAALNLFQLVCQHQRQPPALDIEDTEGQLEEVKRFILDLSAMLASLPQAQPAAPAP; this is translated from the exons CTCCTACAGGAAGATCCCAGAGCAAAATGCAGACCACTTCCCACCAGTGCTGCGACTcctggagaagaggcaggagcTGGCAGATGCGGACCGGGACCTGAGGGCCCAGAAGGAG GTGTTCCAGGCCACAATGGCAGCCCTAAAACAGCGCCGGGAACAGCTGGAAAAGAAGGAGCAGGAGCTAAAGGGGTCCTTTGTCCGCTTTGACAAGTTTTTGCAG GACGCCGAGGCCCGGCGTAGCTGCGCGCTGCGGAGGGCGGCAGAGGCGCGGCACCGCGCAGGCCGCCAGGAGGCCGAGGCGCTGCGGCTGCGAGCGCAGCTGGAGGAGCTGCAGCGGGAGCGCGCCCGGCTGCAGCGTCAGCTGCAGCGCCTGGAGCCCTGCGCTCGCCTGCTTCGGCGAGTGCTGGAGCAGCTGCCCCAG TTCCAGGAGGTCCCCGAGCTGGTGGCGCGCTTCGATGCCCTGGCCGACACGCAGGCGGCGCTGAGGCTCACGGAGCGCGAGCGGCTCCGGGAGCTGGAGGAGGCGCGGGCCCGGCTGCAGCGGCTGCGGGACACCTGGCAGGACGAGCTCCTCAGGCAGGGTCAGCGGCGAGCGCAATTGCTGGACCGACTGGAGGCGGCGCGGGAGCGCACGCTGCACTGG GAATCCAAGTGGGTTCAGATCCAGAACACAGCGGCTCAGAAGACCCTGCTCCTGGGCCGCACCAGGATGGCAGCGCTCAACCTGTTCCAGCTAGTGTGCCAGCATCAGAGGCAGCCACCTGCCCTGGACATCGAGGACACCGAAGGGCAGTTGGAGGAG GTGAAGCGCTTCATCCTGGACCTGTCTGCCATGCTGGCCAGCCTTCCTCAGGCCCAGCCTGCTGCTCCGGCCCCCTAG
- the CFAP73 gene encoding cilia- and flagella-associated protein 73 isoform X4 — MAVPWEKYFRKALQEKLPNSYRKIPEQNADHFPPVLRLLEKRQELADADRDLRAQKEVFQATMAALKQRREQLEKKEQELKGSFVRFDKFLQDAEARRSCALRRAAEARHRAGRQEAEALRLRAQLEELQRERARLQRQLQRLEPCARLLRRVLEQLPQFQEVPELVARFDALADTQAALRLTERERLRELEEARARLQRLRDTWQDELLRQGQRRAQLLDRLEAARERTLHWRGRGTKAQFSGIRKHVRAREASAIRT; from the exons CTCCTACAGGAAGATCCCAGAGCAAAATGCAGACCACTTCCCACCAGTGCTGCGACTcctggagaagaggcaggagcTGGCAGATGCGGACCGGGACCTGAGGGCCCAGAAGGAG GTGTTCCAGGCCACAATGGCAGCCCTAAAACAGCGCCGGGAACAGCTGGAAAAGAAGGAGCAGGAGCTAAAGGGGTCCTTTGTCCGCTTTGACAAGTTTTTGCAG GACGCCGAGGCCCGGCGTAGCTGCGCGCTGCGGAGGGCGGCAGAGGCGCGGCACCGCGCAGGCCGCCAGGAGGCCGAGGCGCTGCGGCTGCGAGCGCAGCTGGAGGAGCTGCAGCGGGAGCGCGCCCGGCTGCAGCGTCAGCTGCAGCGCCTGGAGCCCTGCGCTCGCCTGCTTCGGCGAGTGCTGGAGCAGCTGCCCCAG TTCCAGGAGGTCCCCGAGCTGGTGGCGCGCTTCGATGCCCTGGCCGACACGCAGGCGGCGCTGAGGCTCACGGAGCGCGAGCGGCTCCGGGAGCTGGAGGAGGCGCGGGCCCGGCTGCAGCGGCTGCGGGACACCTGGCAGGACGAGCTCCTCAGGCAGGGTCAGCGGCGAGCGCAATTGCTGGACCGACTGGAGGCGGCGCGGGAGCGCACGCTGCACTGG AGGGGCCGCGGCACTAAGGCGCAGTTTTCAGGCATCAGAAAGCACGTTAGGGCGCGGGAGGCCAGTGCTATCAGAACCTGA
- the DDX54 gene encoding ATP-dependent RNA helicase DDX54: protein MAAGTSPAAGPRSRAAMAQWRKKKGLRKRRGAAPQARSSDSEDGEFEIQAEDDTRAQKLGPGRPLPTFPTSECTSDVEPDMREMVRAQNKKKKKSGGFQSMGLSYPVFKGIMKKGYKVPTPIQRKTIPVILDGKDVVAMARTGSGKTACFLIPMFERLKTRSAQTGARALILSPTRELALQTMKFTKELGKFTGLKTALILGGDKMEDQFSALHENPDIIIATPGRLMHVAVEMNLKLQSVEYVVFDEADRLFEMGFAEQLQEIISRLPGGHQTVLFSATLPKMLVEFARAGLTEPVLIRLDVDTKLNEQLKTSFFIVREDTKAAVLLHLLRSVVRPQDQTVVFVATKHHAEYLSELLMTQGVSCAHIYSALDQTARKINLAKFTHGKCSALIVTDLAARGLDIPLLDNVINYSFPAKGKLFLHRVGRVARAGRSGTAYSLVAPDEVPYLLDLHLFLGRALTLARPHEEPSGAVGVDGVLGRVPQSVVDEEDCGLRNTLEASLELRGLGRVADNAHQQYVRSRPAPSPESIKRAKELDLAALGLHPLFSSRFEEKELQRLRLVDSIKNYRSRATIFEINASSRDQSSQVMRAKRQKDRKAIASFQQGRQRRQEGPAGPAPSCPALEEEPPEEEKEEEAGENVEDIFTEVTCRKRQRPGPDRGAKRRKEEARQRDQDFYVPYRPKDFDSERGLRVGGDGGAFEQQVAGAVLDLMGDEAQNLNRGQQQFKWDRKKKRFVGQSGQEDKKKKIKTESGRYISSSYKRDLYQKWKQKQKIDDRDSEEEGASDRRGPERRRGKRGRGQGASQPRTPGAPAGRVRSELKTKQQILKQRRRAQKVRFLQRGGLKQLSARNRHRAQELRQGAFGRGAHSKKGKMRKRM, encoded by the exons ATGGCGGCGGGTACTAGCCCGGCGGCTGGACCGCGGTCCCGAGCTGCCATGGCCCagtggaggaagaaaaaggggCTCCGGAAACGCCGGGGCGCGGCCCCCCAGGCCCGCAGCAGCGACTCGGAAGACGGCGAGTTTGAGATCCAGGCGGAAGATGACACCCGCGCCCAGAAG CTGGGACCTGGCAGACCACTGCCCACCTTCCCAACCTCAGAATGCACCTCGGACGTGGAGCCTGACATGCGAGAAATGGTGCGAGCccagaacaagaagaagaagaaatcgGGAGGCTTCCAGTCCATGG GCTTGAGCTACCCAGTATTCAAAGGCATCATGAAGAAGGGCTACAAGGTGCCGACACCCATCCAGAGGAAG ACCATCCCGGTGATCCTGGATGGCAAGGACGTGGTGGCTATGGCCCGGACGGGCAGTGGCAAGACAGCATGCTTCCTCATCCCCATGTTTGAGCGACTCAAGACCCGCAGCGCCCAGACCGGGGCCCGAGCGCTCATTCTCTCACCCACCCGAGAGCTGGCCCTGCAGACCATGAAGTTCACCAAGGAG ctgGGCAAGTTCACTGGCCTCAAGACTGCCCTGATTCTGGGCGGGGACAA AATGGAAGACCAGTTTTCGGCCCTGCATGAAAATCCTGACAT AATCATTGCTACCCCCGGGCGCCTGATGCATGTGGCTGTGGAGATGAACCTGAAGCTGCAGAGCGTGGAGTACGTGGTATTCGATGAGGCCGACAG GCTCTTTGAAATGGGGTTTGCAGAGCAGCTGCAGGAAATCATCAGCCGCCTCCCCGGGGGCCATCAGACCGTCCTTTTCTCTGCGACACTGCCCAAAATGCTGGTGGAGTTTGCCCGGGCGG GCCTCACGGAGCCCGTGCTCATCCGGCTAGACGTGGACACTAAACTCAACGAGCAGCTCAAG ACCTCCTTCTTCATCGTGCGAGAGGACACCAAGGCTGCCGTGCTGCTCCACCTGCTGCGCAGTGTGGTGCGACCCCAGGACCAGACCGTGGTGTTCGTGGCCACAAAGCACCACGCTGAGTACCTCAGTGAG CTGCTGATGACCCAGGGGGTGAGCTGTGCCCACATCTACAGCGCCCTGGACCAGACGGCCCGTAAGATCAACCTCGCCAAGTTCACGCACGGCAAGTGCTCCGCCCTCATCGTGACTGACCTGGCGGCCCGGGGCCTGGACATCCCGCTGCTGGACAATGTCATCAACTACAGCTTCCCAGCCAAGGGCAAGCTCTTCCTGCACCGCGTGG GCCGCGTGGCCCGGGCCGGCCGAAGTGGCACAGCCTACTCCTTGGTGGCCCCAGATGAGGTCCCCTACCTGCTGGACCTGCACCTGTTCCTGGGCCGTGCCCTCACCCTCGCCCGCCCCCACGAGGAGCCCTCAG GTGCGGTGGGTGTGGATGGCGTGCTCGGCCGCGTGCCGCAGAGCGTGGTAGACGAGGAGGACTGCGGCCTGCGGAACACCCTGGAGGCGTCGCTGGAGCTGCGGGGGCTGGGCCGCGTGGCCGACAACGCCCACCAGCAGTACGTGCGCTCCAGGCCGGCGCCCTCCCCTGAGTCCATCAAACGGGCCAAGGAGCTGGACCTCGCGGCGCTGGGCCTGCACCCCCTCTTCA GCTCGCGCTTCGAGGAGAAGGAGCTGCAGCGGTTGCGGCTGGTGGACAGCATCAAGAACTACCGCTCGCGGGCG ACCATCTTTGAGATCAACGCCTCCAGCAGGGACCAGAGCAGCCAGGTGATGCGTGCCAAGCGGCAGAAGGACCGCAAGGCCATCGCCAGCTTCCAGCAGGGGCGGCAGAGGCGGCAGGAGGGCCCCGCTGGCCCAGCCCCAAGCTGCCCGGCACTGGAAGAGGAACCGcctgaggaggagaaggaggaggaggcaggagagaatgTGGAG GACATCTTCACAGAGGTCACGTGCCGGAAGCGGCAGCGGCCAGGACCTGACCGGGGAGCGAAGAGGCGGAAGGAGGAAGCCCGGCAGCGGGACCAGGATTTCTATGTCCCCTACCGGCCCAAGGACTTCGACAGCGAGAGGGG CCTGAGAGTCGGTGGGGATGGGGGCGCCTTTGAGCAGCAGGTGGCTGGAGCTGTCCTGGACCTGATGGGGGACGAGGCCCAGAACCTGAACAGGGGCCAGCAGCAGTTCAAGTG GGACCGGAAGAAGAAGCGGTTTGTGGGACAGTCGGGACAGGAGGACAAGAAGAAGAAGATCAAGACAGAAAGTGGCCGCTACATCAGCAGCTCCTATAAGCGGGATCT CTATCAGAAGtggaagcagaaacagaaaatcgATGACCGTGACTCGGAGGAGGAAGGGGCGTCTGACCGCCGAGGCCCAGAGCGAAGACGTGGGAAGCGGGGCCGAGGCCAAG GCGCCTCCCAGCCCCGCACGCCAGGCGCCCCCGCCGGCCGCGTGCGCTCGGAGCTCAAGACCAAGCAGCAGATCCTGAAGCAGCGGCGCCGAGCCCAAAAAGTGCGCTTCCTGCAACGTGGGGGCCTCAAGCAGCTCTCAGCCCGCAATCGGCACCGTGCCCAGGAGCTACGGCAGGGCGCCTTCGGCCGGGGCGCCCACTCCAAGAAGGGCAAGATGAGGAAGAGGATGTAA
- the CFAP73 gene encoding cilia- and flagella-associated protein 73 isoform X2, with protein sequence MAVPWEKYFRKALQEKLPKKIPEQNADHFPPVLRLLEKRQELADADRDLRAQKEVFQATMAALKQRREQLEKKEQELKGSFVRFDKFLQDAEARRSCALRRAAEARHRAGRQEAEALRLRAQLEELQRERARLQRQLQRLEPCARLLRRVLEQLPQFQEVPELVARFDALADTQAALRLTERERLRELEEARARLQRLRDTWQDELLRQGQRRAQLLDRLEAARERTLHWESKWVQIQNTAAQKTLLLGRTRMAALNLFQLVCQHQRQPPALDIEDTEGQLEEVKRFILDLSAMLASLPQAQPAAPAP encoded by the exons GAAGATCCCAGAGCAAAATGCAGACCACTTCCCACCAGTGCTGCGACTcctggagaagaggcaggagcTGGCAGATGCGGACCGGGACCTGAGGGCCCAGAAGGAG GTGTTCCAGGCCACAATGGCAGCCCTAAAACAGCGCCGGGAACAGCTGGAAAAGAAGGAGCAGGAGCTAAAGGGGTCCTTTGTCCGCTTTGACAAGTTTTTGCAG GACGCCGAGGCCCGGCGTAGCTGCGCGCTGCGGAGGGCGGCAGAGGCGCGGCACCGCGCAGGCCGCCAGGAGGCCGAGGCGCTGCGGCTGCGAGCGCAGCTGGAGGAGCTGCAGCGGGAGCGCGCCCGGCTGCAGCGTCAGCTGCAGCGCCTGGAGCCCTGCGCTCGCCTGCTTCGGCGAGTGCTGGAGCAGCTGCCCCAG TTCCAGGAGGTCCCCGAGCTGGTGGCGCGCTTCGATGCCCTGGCCGACACGCAGGCGGCGCTGAGGCTCACGGAGCGCGAGCGGCTCCGGGAGCTGGAGGAGGCGCGGGCCCGGCTGCAGCGGCTGCGGGACACCTGGCAGGACGAGCTCCTCAGGCAGGGTCAGCGGCGAGCGCAATTGCTGGACCGACTGGAGGCGGCGCGGGAGCGCACGCTGCACTGG GAATCCAAGTGGGTTCAGATCCAGAACACAGCGGCTCAGAAGACCCTGCTCCTGGGCCGCACCAGGATGGCAGCGCTCAACCTGTTCCAGCTAGTGTGCCAGCATCAGAGGCAGCCACCTGCCCTGGACATCGAGGACACCGAAGGGCAGTTGGAGGAG GTGAAGCGCTTCATCCTGGACCTGTCTGCCATGCTGGCCAGCCTTCCTCAGGCCCAGCCTGCTGCTCCGGCCCCCTAG